One Chlamydiales bacterium genomic window, CCTCCTCGGACGATTAAATGGCATAATTTATTGCCATTTGATTGAATACGTGTGATCCTTCCACTTAAGGATAATCCTAGAAAGACATGCGGGGTTCCTGAAGCAATCATCCCATGAATTGCATGATCGATACAACCATCAATAGGATTTTTAAACCCAATTGGTAATTCAAGACTAGCTGCAAGTTGTCTATGAGGTGGCGAAGTGACTGTTCTTGCTCCAATACAACCCCATGAAAGCAAATCAACATAATATTGTGTTGTAGTAATTTCTAGAAACTCACTACCTGCGGGCACACCCATGTCAGCTAATTTTGCAAGAAAAGCACGTGTTAATTGAATCCCTTTTGAAAGGTTATATGAGCCATCTAAATTCGGGTCATAGATCAATCCCTTCCATCCATGAATTGTTCGAGGCTTTTCAAAATATGCTCGCATGATCATCAAAAATTCATTTGAGACTTCTTCAGCTAACTCTTTAAAATACCTTGCATACTCAAGCGCAGATGGAAGATCATGAATAGAACATGGACCAACAATTAGGATTTTTCTTTTGTCTAAACCATTTAAGATATTTCGAATTGAAAGGCGTGTTTTTTTGATGAAAGCTGCACTTTTTTCTTTAAGAGGAATTGTCTTTTGAAGTTCTATGGGTGTTGGCACATTGCTATCAAAATCTTCAGTGAGGGAAATTAAAGTCATATTTTGTGAGGAAAACAATCGATGTTTTTTGCTCTTTCTTCATGAATAAGGCTCCAGGTATACATATTTTAGTATTTCCAGCATAGTCTTTATTCCACTTAGTTTAGTAAGATATAGATGAATCATTTGACATCAATTTTTTCTACACATATAAAGCTTCCTTTTAATATGAAAGCGGTTATTTTTTGGCTTGAAGCTATTGATTCGTGGATATGGCAATCTTTATTTATCATTCTTTTAGCCACAGGTCTTTTCTTAACCTATCGTTTACGTGGATTGCAATTTCGCCATCTTATCTACGCTCTTAAACTTGTTTTTACCTATCGTGATCATCAAGGAGAAGGGGATATTTCTCATTTTCAGGCTTTAATGACGGCTTTAGCAGCCACCATTGGAATTGGAAATATTGCCGGGATAGCTACAGCTATTGCAATGGGTGGGCTAGGTTCACTTTTTTGGCTTTGGATGACTGCATTAATTGGAATGGCAACTAAGTACAGTGAAGCAATTTTAGCAATTAAATACAGAATTGTCGATGCTCGTGGTGAAATGGCTGGTGGACCGATGTATTATATTAGGGATGGTCTTGGGTGGAAATGGTTAGCTATTTTTTTTGCTTTTTTTGGCAGTATTGCTGCTTTGTTAACTGGAAATTTTGTACAGTCCCATTCGATTGCTTCAGCAGTTTTAACAACTTTAGACATTAATGTTTGGATTACAGGAGCAATTCTTGCTATTGCTACTGGTTTAGTCTTAATTGGGGGGATTCGTACCATTGGAAGGTTAACTGCATTACTTGTTCCTACAATGGCTCTTTTGTATATTTTTGGTAGCATCTGGATTCTGGTGGTGCGTTTTGCTGATATGGGTGGAGCAATGAAATTAATTTTTTCTACTGCTTTTACTGGTCAAGCTCTTTCTGGAGGATTTGCTGGTTCAACAGTAATGATGGCGATTCAAATGGGAGTCGCAAGAGGAGTATTTTCTAATGAATCAGGTTTGGGAAGTGCCCCTATTGCAGCTGCAGCTGCAAAAACAGATCTACCTGGTAGACAGGCATTAATATCGATGACAGGTGCTTTTCTTTCTACTATTGTGTGCACGTTTACAGGGCTTGCAATCGCAGTCACAGGAGTATTAGGGAAGACAAGTTCTGATGGAATTATGCTGAATGGCATTCCTCTTACCATGGCGGCTTTTGATTGCACGATTCCTTTTGGGCGATGGATTGTGGTTATCGGGAGTATTCTTTTTGGGTATTCAACAATTTTTGGTTGGGCTTACTATGGAGAGAAGTGCTGTGAATATCTTTTTGGGATTCGATCGATTTTTAGCTATCGTGTGCTCTTCTCCATATTTGTTTTCCTTGGAGTTGGAATTCCCATCGAAGTGGTTTGGTCTATAGCTGATATTGCGAATGCTTTTATGGCTTTACCCAATTTAATTGGCATTGTCGCTCTATCTAATGTGGTTGTTTTACAGACTCAAATTTTTTTAAAACAAGTGAAGAAAGAAAAAATGTTCTAATATTCAATGGCTTGAGATCTATGAAATTATGGTAAACCTATTGCTGCAATGAATTGAGTTTACCTTCAAGCTCTTTTTTTGTTTGATTGTTTTGTGCAAGTGCTTCTTTTTTCTTTTGGATGAGCTCGGGTTTTGCGTGTTGTAAAAAATCGGAGTTTGAAAGCTGTCTTTCTAAACAGGAAATATTCTCAACAATTTTTGCTAATTCTTTTTTAAGCCTTTCGTTTTCTTTTTTGACAAGTGTATGAGGAAGAGGAATCACGACTTTGTAGTTTTCTACAATCGCTGTTGCATGGAAATTTAAATCAGGAGCTTGAGAAGCTATTTCCAATTTATCGATTTTCACTAAGGAAGAGATAATATGTATTTCTTTTTCAAGTCCTGATCCAATAAGATAGACGTCAGTTGCCATTTGAGGAGGAATATTCATTTCACCACGAATTTTACGAATCGTATAGACAATTTTTTCTAGAGTTGAAAAAGAGGTTTCCACATCAGCTCGAATATCTTCATAGACAATCACCTGTGGATAGGAAGCGATAGCACAAGCAGGAGAGAGGAGAGCTTCAATTGTAGTTTTAATATAGGGATCAGATTGGCTTCTATCGAGATCAGGAAAATAGGATTTTAGTTTTTGAAATAATTCTTCTGTAATGAAGGGAGCCATCGGATGGAGTAAACGGATGGCATTTAAAAGAATAATCACAAGTAGCTTTTGTTTATTCTTTCTTGTGGCTATTTCCCCTAGAGGATTAAGTAAAGTCGGTTTGATGATCTCAAGATAATAGGAACAAAATTCTTTCCAGAAAAAATTGTAAGCTAAGTTAGCAGCTTGGTCAAACTGATAAGTCTCTAAATATTGATTGATTTCACGATTGATTCGATTCAATACGGATAAAATCCATTGATCTTCAAGAGAAAGCATCGATTGATTTAACCCTTTAGAGAGTTCTTTTGAAGAAAGATCTTCAAGGTTCATAAAAACAAAACGTGCTCCATTCCAAATTTTGTTTGCAAAATTTCTAAATTCTTCAAAACGACGACGGTCAAGATCAATTTGTGGAGATTGATTAGCAGATGCACATAAGGACATCCGTACAGCATCTGTCCCATATTCCTCAATCATCTCAATTGGATCAATTACGTTACCTTTTGACTTCGAGAGTTTTTCCCATTTATGGAAGATGTTTTGAGGAATTGGTTTTCCAAGATCATAATCTCGTTTCTCTTTTCCTGTGATATAAGAGATTTCTCCTTGCTTATTTTGAGACCAGTAAGATTTTCCATAGATTAAACCGTGTAAAAAAACTTCAGGAAATGGAGCTCTTCCTAAAGCTATTTTGCCCATAATAATCATCCGTGCTACCCAAAAAAAGAGAATATCATGTCCTGTCACTAAGACATTTATAGGATAAAATTTTTTTATATCAGGAGTTTGTTGTGGCCATCCAAGAGTGACTAATGGCCATAAAGCAGATGAAAACCATGTATCAAGAACATCAGGATCCTGCTCCCAAAGTTCGGGATCTTTGATAACTTCTTCTGGCAAACTCTCTCCATCATAACATACCATCAATTCAGGATGATCTTTGCGGTACCACACTGGGATACGATGTCCCCACCAGAGTTGACGGCTGATACACCAATCTCGTAAGTTGTTCACCCAATGAAAATAAGTACTTTCCCAAGATTTTGGAAGAATTTTGACTTCTCCATTTTTAATCACCTCTTGAAGAGGTTTGATGAGCGCCTCCATCTTGACAAACCACTGTTTAGAAAGATAGGGTTCGATGATGGCTTTTGAGCGATAGGAAAGACCAACACGTAATTTATAGGGTTCAATCTTTTCTAAAAGTCCTAGATTTTGCATTTGATTGACAATTGCTTGACGTCCTTCCTGGAAGCTCATACCACAGAAAGGACCTCCATTTTCATTGATCAATCCTTCGGAATGAAGAATATTAATGACATCAAGTTTATGTTCAATTCCTATCCGATAGTCGTTTGGGTCATGGGCAGGAGTGATTTTTACAGCTCCTGTGCCAAATTCAGGATCAACATGATGGTCAGCAATAATCGGGATTTCTCGATTGAGAATAGGAAGACGTATTTTTTTCCCAATAAATTTTTTATAACGGGAATCATGAGGAGAGACGGCCACTGCTGTGTCACCTAGCATTGTTTCAGGACGGGTTGTAGCAATACGGATATAATCAGATCCATCTGATAGATAATATTTGAAATACCAAAGATAAGAATCTCGCTCTTCATATTCAACTTCATCATCAGCAAGGGCAGTTTGAGTCACAGGATCCCAGTTAACAAGGTAATCTCCTCGATAAATTAACCCTGCATCGAACAGCTTCTTAAACATTATTTTTACAGCAAGATTATATTCTTTTTGCATTGTAAAATTTAAACGAGACCAGTCACAAGAAGCCCCTAGTCTTTCTAGTTGTTGAAAGATGGTCAATTCACTTTTTTCTTTCCACTTCCAGATAATTTTGAGAAATTCTTCGCGACTATAGTCTTTTCGTCGTTTGTTTTCTGTTGCTATCAGATGGCGTTCTACTACAGTTTGTGTTGCAATCCCTGCATGGTCTGTACCAGGTATCCAGAGTGCTTCAAAACCACTCATACGTTTCCAACGAATTAAAACATCTTGCAATGTATTTACAAGAGCATGACCCATATGCAATATTCCAGTGACATTTGGGGGAGGAATAACAATAGTATAGGGAGGTTTAATAGAAGAAGCATCAGCTTGAAAAAATTTTTTTTCTTTCCAAAATCGAGACCATTTAGCTTCTACATTTTTTGGATTATAAGCTTTATCCATAAGCAAGTAAGTATACTAAATCAGACATTCAAAGAAAAGAAAGGAAGTCTCATAAGTAAATTAAACTTTTCGAATCCTTGAAAAAATGAGAGAATGAAGAAGCCTCTTGAAAGGAGTAGATCTACTCAGGGATATAGACATATTCTTCACGTTCGAGATGGCGGTAATATGCTTCTAAGTCTGGGTTCTCTCGACATTGATAATAAAGAGTCATATGCTGGTAGAGTCGACGTCTTTCCCATAGAAAAGAAGTGCTATACCAAGCCACTGATTCAGTAATTTTATTGGTTAGTTCATGACCAAGCAATGCCCATGAACGTGGGAAAGGAGTATCAATCACTCCAGAGAAATAAATTTTTGAAATTTCTTCTCCCTCTGTAACATAGAGATAACATCCGTAAAGAGAATAGAGCAAAGTTCCTTCTTGGTTGAGCATTTCGAGTGGATAGGATTCAAAAAGTTTTCCTGCTGCTTCCCAATTTTTTTCTTTAAGATAAGCCCAAATCTCATAGGCATCAAGCATAATAGAATCCTCCCAAGCAAGAGGAAGAGGTCTGACTTTACTCACAACTTCATGTACAATTCCTAGTTGATCAGTCCGGAGGGCATATTGAAGTAGGTAACTTATAGTACGAAACTTACGCACTCCAATATCTTCATAGGGTATGGTAAAAGCTTCTGTTAATGTCCTTGTATGGCATATCCAAATTGGTTTTAACCAATCTAGAATTTGTTTAAATTCTGTCCCTTCCTCTATTTCGAGTCCTGATTTTAATTCTTCTGCCTCTTCAATGAGTCGATAAGCGAGTCGATAAGAACCGAGTTCAAAAAGAGCATATAGAAGATCTCCAATCGCTATAATGTCAAGTGGTCTGATTTTGATTAATTCTTGATAGATTTCTAATAAGGTATAGGGAGCACCTAACCAAAATGCCAGTGGAATAGCAAAACGAATTTCACTGCTTTTTTCTTTTCCCATTAAGTTAAGATCAATTGGGCTTTCAAAAAAAGGAAGTTGTTCCCAGTGAGAGACTAAATGTTTAAAAAGACGATTTGAATCACCACTTTGAACGACTTTAGGTAATAAGCGTAAGACAATGAGGATGAGCTGATAAGCTGAACGGCGATTTGTTTGTGATGCTTCATGCATTCGATAGATAATTTGTTCACGAATTGCATTGATTAAAGGATGTTTTTTATAACGACGTAGCCCTAATTCAAGACATTTAATTTCTTCGGGATAGTCTCTAAGAGATTGATAAACAAGGGCTTTCCCAAGGTATTCTAAAGGTGCTCCAGTAGTTTTATGAAGCTTTGCAAATTCTTCAAGAGCTAAAGTGTAGTTTTCTTCTGCTTTTTTTTGAGTTCGCATAGCACGCGCTTGTTCAAGTAGGGTAATTCCAGCTCGAAAAAGTGCTTCTCGTCCTTCAGCATATCCAGGAAATGAATATCCAATTCTTCGGTACTCAGTTAAAGCACGTTTGTAATCTTTGCTTGCTAAAAAAGCATCAGGGATCGAAAGACAACTGACTTGTAAATTTTGACTTCCACTTAAAACAACGAGAGATTCCATCTTAAAATTATGATCTCTTGAAATCAGACCTACACGAGTGCCAAAAAGTGGGAGATAGCTTAAATAAGTAAATTTCAATTCTTCATTGATAAAAAAATGGATATTGTGAGCAATTTTTTCGATCGTAATTGAATATAACTCATTTCTTTTCAAACAAAGATCTGGTCGATGCAATACCTCAACCATATTACGAAAAAGTTGTAATCCAGATTGAGATGAAGAATCTAAATCAGAAGCAATCCATAAACAATATCCTTCAAAAAGAGTTTCTCTATCAGCTGCTTCAGGAATACTCAGTAAAAATCCAATTCCTTCTCCATGTTCATCAATCTGAATTTTTGTTTTAAGGCGTAGAGTTTCTGCAAATACCCCTTTTGAGACCATGATGCTGACCCAATCAGTTGTTTCAGTTGTCCTTGTAATAGCGATATATTTTGAAATAAGCACATTTTCCTGGAATTCCCAATGTTTTTTTATCTTAGGATCCAAATGAGCCATCTCAAACCAATCTGAACGTCCTTCCATATGATTGATTAAATCATAAATGAGTTCATCCATTGTTTGATAGCGATCGACTGGGTTTGCCTCAAGACACTTTTTCACTATTCGTGAAAGATGAGGAGGCACTTCACGATAAGGGGCTATCTCTTCTGGATCAATCAATTTTTCGTAGACATGAGTTTTAGAAAATTCTTTGAGTGAGACCCGTTTGAAAGGGATTTGGAGGGTAAGAATTTGATAGAGGATTACACCAAGAGCATACAAATCAGTTTGTACTGTTGCATGGGAGCCAAGCGCTCTTTCAGGTGCCATATAAGCAACTGTTCCAACTAATTTGCCAGGATTCGTCAATCCAGGATTTGATTCAATGATCTTTTCCTCAATTTCCTCAGAGGGTTCATTCATGAATTGAGCTAGCCCCCAATCGAGAATAATCACCTCACCAAATTTTCCAATCAAGATGTTTTCTGGTTTAAGATCACGGTGTAAAATTCCTTTTGAATGAGCATAAGCAACTGTCTGGCAGATGCTTTTAAAAATTTGTAAGAGTGCAGGAATGGAATGAATTCCCTCTTTTTGATTCTCCATATTTTGATAAGCATGTTTAAAAATTTGCTTTAGTGTTTCTCTTTTCACATAGGGCATGGTGTAGTAAATTTCATTTTCATCTTGATGAATTGAATAGATTGAAATAATCCCTGGATGAGTCAGTTGAGCTGTAATTCTAGCTTCTCGTAAAAATCTATTTCTTATGACAGCATGTTGTTGTAAATCACGACGAATCCTTTTAATTGCAATGTGTCTTCCACATAGAGGATCATAAGCAAGTAAAATTTCCCCCATTCCTCCAGTTCCAACTACTTCAAGACATTCATATC contains:
- a CDS encoding 3-deoxy-7-phosphoheptulonate synthase → MTLISLTEDFDSNVPTPIELQKTIPLKEKSAAFIKKTRLSIRNILNGLDKRKILIVGPCSIHDLPSALEYARYFKELAEEVSNEFLMIMRAYFEKPRTIHGWKGLIYDPNLDGSYNLSKGIQLTRAFLAKLADMGVPAGSEFLEITTTQYYVDLLSWGCIGARTVTSPPHRQLAASLELPIGFKNPIDGCIDHAIHGMIASGTPHVFLGLSLSGRITRIQSNGNKLCHLIVRGGYNGPNYAREILIKASEQCKKAGVCNKILVDCSHDNCEKQTFNQLLVFQKIINQILQGNENIIGLMVESYLHAGSQPISSNLDYGISITDPCLDWENTRKIILEAYHQIRSHSFTSV
- a CDS encoding sodium:alanine symporter family protein, producing the protein MKAVIFWLEAIDSWIWQSLFIILLATGLFLTYRLRGLQFRHLIYALKLVFTYRDHQGEGDISHFQALMTALAATIGIGNIAGIATAIAMGGLGSLFWLWMTALIGMATKYSEAILAIKYRIVDARGEMAGGPMYYIRDGLGWKWLAIFFAFFGSIAALLTGNFVQSHSIASAVLTTLDINVWITGAILAIATGLVLIGGIRTIGRLTALLVPTMALLYIFGSIWILVVRFADMGGAMKLIFSTAFTGQALSGGFAGSTVMMAIQMGVARGVFSNESGLGSAPIAAAAAKTDLPGRQALISMTGAFLSTIVCTFTGLAIAVTGVLGKTSSDGIMLNGIPLTMAAFDCTIPFGRWIVVIGSILFGYSTIFGWAYYGEKCCEYLFGIRSIFSYRVLFSIFVFLGVGIPIEVVWSIADIANAFMALPNLIGIVALSNVVVLQTQIFLKQVKKEKMF
- a CDS encoding valine--tRNA ligase; amino-acid sequence: MDKAYNPKNVEAKWSRFWKEKKFFQADASSIKPPYTIVIPPPNVTGILHMGHALVNTLQDVLIRWKRMSGFEALWIPGTDHAGIATQTVVERHLIATENKRRKDYSREEFLKIIWKWKEKSELTIFQQLERLGASCDWSRLNFTMQKEYNLAVKIMFKKLFDAGLIYRGDYLVNWDPVTQTALADDEVEYEERDSYLWYFKYYLSDGSDYIRIATTRPETMLGDTAVAVSPHDSRYKKFIGKKIRLPILNREIPIIADHHVDPEFGTGAVKITPAHDPNDYRIGIEHKLDVINILHSEGLINENGGPFCGMSFQEGRQAIVNQMQNLGLLEKIEPYKLRVGLSYRSKAIIEPYLSKQWFVKMEALIKPLQEVIKNGEVKILPKSWESTYFHWVNNLRDWCISRQLWWGHRIPVWYRKDHPELMVCYDGESLPEEVIKDPELWEQDPDVLDTWFSSALWPLVTLGWPQQTPDIKKFYPINVLVTGHDILFFWVARMIIMGKIALGRAPFPEVFLHGLIYGKSYWSQNKQGEISYITGKEKRDYDLGKPIPQNIFHKWEKLSKSKGNVIDPIEMIEEYGTDAVRMSLCASANQSPQIDLDRRRFEEFRNFANKIWNGARFVFMNLEDLSSKELSKGLNQSMLSLEDQWILSVLNRINREINQYLETYQFDQAANLAYNFFWKEFCSYYLEIIKPTLLNPLGEIATRKNKQKLLVIILLNAIRLLHPMAPFITEELFQKLKSYFPDLDRSQSDPYIKTTIEALLSPACAIASYPQVIVYEDIRADVETSFSTLEKIVYTIRKIRGEMNIPPQMATDVYLIGSGLEKEIHIISSLVKIDKLEIASQAPDLNFHATAIVENYKVVIPLPHTLVKKENERLKKELAKIVENISCLERQLSNSDFLQHAKPELIQKKKEALAQNNQTKKELEGKLNSLQQ
- the pknD gene encoding serine/threonine-protein kinase PknD, which codes for MHKLGRYECLEVVGTGGMGEILLAYDPLCGRHIAIKRIRRDLQQHAVIRNRFLREARITAQLTHPGIISIYSIHQDENEIYYTMPYVKRETLKQIFKHAYQNMENQKEGIHSIPALLQIFKSICQTVAYAHSKGILHRDLKPENILIGKFGEVIILDWGLAQFMNEPSEEIEEKIIESNPGLTNPGKLVGTVAYMAPERALGSHATVQTDLYALGVILYQILTLQIPFKRVSLKEFSKTHVYEKLIDPEEIAPYREVPPHLSRIVKKCLEANPVDRYQTMDELIYDLINHMEGRSDWFEMAHLDPKIKKHWEFQENVLISKYIAITRTTETTDWVSIMVSKGVFAETLRLKTKIQIDEHGEGIGFLLSIPEAADRETLFEGYCLWIASDLDSSSQSGLQLFRNMVEVLHRPDLCLKRNELYSITIEKIAHNIHFFINEELKFTYLSYLPLFGTRVGLISRDHNFKMESLVVLSGSQNLQVSCLSIPDAFLASKDYKRALTEYRRIGYSFPGYAEGREALFRAGITLLEQARAMRTQKKAEENYTLALEEFAKLHKTTGAPLEYLGKALVYQSLRDYPEEIKCLELGLRRYKKHPLINAIREQIIYRMHEASQTNRRSAYQLILIVLRLLPKVVQSGDSNRLFKHLVSHWEQLPFFESPIDLNLMGKEKSSEIRFAIPLAFWLGAPYTLLEIYQELIKIRPLDIIAIGDLLYALFELGSYRLAYRLIEEAEELKSGLEIEEGTEFKQILDWLKPIWICHTRTLTEAFTIPYEDIGVRKFRTISYLLQYALRTDQLGIVHEVVSKVRPLPLAWEDSIMLDAYEIWAYLKEKNWEAAGKLFESYPLEMLNQEGTLLYSLYGCYLYVTEGEEISKIYFSGVIDTPFPRSWALLGHELTNKITESVAWYSTSFLWERRRLYQHMTLYYQCRENPDLEAYYRHLEREEYVYIPE